CGCTCGACGCCACCGCACCGTTCGAAGTGCTTGCCGCCGGCAGTGACTTCGCCGGAGGCGAACTCCAGGTTGAACTGGTGTCTGCCGAGGGGCCTAGGGAGGTGCTCGGTGGGACCCTGGGAATGGTCTTGCATGCCACCGCGCAGCTCGACCCGTCGAAGCCCGGCTTCATCGTCGTGCCCGGCGCGTCCGGGCCGATCGACGGCGATCCCGACGAGGTCGACACCATCCCCGTCCTGCTCGCACGGTTCGCGGAATCCGCAGTTATTCCGCTGCTGCGCAAGGCGATGGAGAATCCAGATGTCACCGTGGCCACG
The sequence above is drawn from the Mycobacterium gallinarum genome and encodes:
- a CDS encoding DJ-1/PfpI family protein; the protein is MYAQIVLFDGFDPLDATAPFEVLAAGSDFAGGELQVELVSAEGPREVLGGTLGMVLHATAQLDPSKPGFIVVPGASGPIDGDPDEVDTIPVLLARFAESAVIPLLRKAMENPDVTVATVCGGSLALAMGGLLEGRNAVTHHLGMDLLEATGVTTVHARVVDDGDLVTSGAVTSGLDLALHLLDRFYGATVALAVEELFAYERRGTVWTA